A window from Pseudonocardia cypriaca encodes these proteins:
- a CDS encoding phosphoenolpyruvate carboxykinase (GTP) — MTAMTVPGIDGAPTANAELLSWVREVADLTTPDRVVWCDGSDEEWDRMTTQLVDAGTFVKLDESKKPNSFWAASDPDDVARVEERTYICSEERDGAGPTNNWMDPGEMKSTMTELYRGCMRGRTMYVIPFCMGPTDAEIPMLGVEITDSEYVVVSMRIMTRMGASVLPLFADRGDSFVKGLHSVGAPLDPGQEDVPWPCNDTKYISHFPETREIWSYGSGYGGNALLGKKCYALRIASAIAHDEGWLAEHMLILKLISPEEKAYYVAAAFPSACGKTNLAMLQPTVPGWRAETIGDDIAWMRFGEDGRLYAVNPEFGFFGVAPGTNWKTNPNAMRTIEKGNSLFTNVALTDDGDVWWEGLEGDPQHLRSWLGEEWTPDSGKQAAHPNSRYTTPISQCPVVAPEWNDPKGVPISAILFGGRRKTTVPLITESRDWQHGTFMGATMSSEMTAAAKGGKGQVRRDPMAMLPFLGYNVGDYFQHWLNVGKGADAGKLPRIFYVNWFRRGEDGRFLWPGFGENSRVLKWAVERIEGTAAATETAVGYVPTADALDLDGLDVPVADVEAALEVDPEEWKAELPLIEEWFEKVGARLPTSMRDELEALKLRLGA; from the coding sequence ATGACTGCGATGACCGTGCCGGGGATCGACGGAGCGCCCACCGCGAACGCCGAGCTGCTGTCCTGGGTGCGGGAGGTCGCGGACCTGACCACGCCCGACCGGGTCGTCTGGTGCGACGGGTCCGACGAGGAGTGGGACCGCATGACGACGCAGCTCGTCGATGCGGGCACCTTCGTGAAGCTCGACGAGTCGAAGAAACCGAATTCGTTCTGGGCTGCCTCCGACCCCGACGACGTCGCACGTGTCGAGGAGCGCACCTACATCTGCAGCGAGGAGCGGGACGGCGCGGGGCCCACCAACAACTGGATGGACCCGGGCGAGATGAAGAGCACCATGACGGAGCTCTACCGCGGGTGCATGCGGGGCCGCACCATGTACGTCATCCCGTTCTGCATGGGCCCGACCGACGCGGAGATCCCCATGCTGGGGGTCGAGATCACCGACTCCGAGTACGTGGTCGTCTCGATGCGGATCATGACGCGGATGGGTGCGTCGGTGCTCCCGCTCTTCGCCGACCGGGGCGACTCGTTCGTGAAGGGCCTGCACTCCGTGGGCGCCCCGCTCGATCCCGGCCAGGAGGACGTGCCGTGGCCGTGCAACGACACGAAGTACATCAGCCACTTCCCGGAGACCCGTGAGATCTGGAGCTACGGCTCCGGCTACGGCGGCAACGCGTTGCTCGGCAAGAAGTGCTACGCGCTCCGGATCGCTTCCGCGATCGCTCATGACGAGGGCTGGCTCGCCGAGCACATGCTGATCCTCAAACTGATCTCGCCGGAGGAGAAGGCGTACTACGTGGCCGCGGCGTTCCCGTCGGCGTGCGGCAAGACGAACCTCGCGATGTTGCAGCCGACCGTGCCCGGCTGGCGCGCCGAGACCATCGGTGACGACATCGCGTGGATGCGATTCGGTGAGGACGGCCGGCTCTATGCGGTGAACCCCGAGTTCGGCTTCTTCGGTGTCGCACCGGGCACGAACTGGAAGACGAATCCGAATGCGATGCGCACGATCGAAAAGGGCAACTCGCTCTTCACGAACGTCGCTCTCACCGACGACGGAGATGTTTGGTGGGAGGGGCTCGAGGGCGACCCGCAGCACCTGAGGTCGTGGCTGGGCGAGGAGTGGACGCCGGACTCCGGCAAGCAGGCCGCCCACCCCAACTCCCGCTACACGACGCCGATCTCGCAGTGCCCGGTCGTGGCGCCGGAGTGGAACGACCCGAAGGGTGTTCCGATCTCGGCGATCCTGTTCGGCGGCCGCCGCAAGACCACCGTGCCGCTGATCACCGAGTCGCGTGACTGGCAGCACGGCACGTTCATGGGCGCCACCATGTCGAGCGAGATGACGGCCGCGGCCAAGGGCGGCAAGGGCCAGGTGCGGCGCGACCCGATGGCGATGCTGCCCTTCCTCGGCTACAACGTCGGCGACTACTTCCAGCACTGGCTGAACGTCGGCAAGGGGGCCGACGCGGGCAAGCTGCCGCGGATCTTCTACGTCAACTGGTTCCGCCGCGGCGAGGACGGCCGCTTCCTGTGGCCCGGCTTCGGCGAGAACTCGCGCGTGCTGAAGTGGGCCGTCGAGCGGATCGAGGGCACGGCGGCCGCCACCGAGACGGCCGTCGGCTACGTCCCCACCGCCGACGCGCTCGACCTCGACGG
- a CDS encoding TetR/AcrR family transcriptional regulator — MTTARGSTREAIVTAALDLFRERGFEGTTMRAVAERAGVSVGNAYYYFSSKDELVQGFYDQLVAEHRALALPGLAERTDLADRLGATLHAWVTVAEPYREFAGRFFAVAAQPDNPLSPFSPETGPARAAAVDLYREVLAGARVEPDPELARELPELLWLQHLGVVLFWVHDRSDGAARTRMLVDRTAPIVARLVRLSRLPVLRPLGRQVVDLVRLLRG, encoded by the coding sequence GTGACGACGGCTCGCGGGAGCACCCGCGAGGCGATCGTCACGGCTGCGCTCGACCTGTTCCGCGAGCGCGGCTTCGAGGGCACCACGATGCGTGCCGTCGCCGAGCGGGCCGGCGTGTCGGTCGGCAACGCCTACTACTACTTCTCCTCGAAGGACGAGCTGGTCCAGGGCTTCTACGACCAGCTCGTCGCCGAGCACCGCGCGCTCGCGCTCCCCGGGCTGGCCGAGCGCACGGACCTCGCCGACCGGCTCGGCGCCACGCTCCACGCCTGGGTCACCGTGGCCGAGCCGTACCGGGAGTTCGCCGGCCGCTTCTTCGCGGTGGCCGCCCAGCCCGACAACCCGCTGTCGCCGTTCAGCCCGGAGACCGGCCCCGCACGAGCGGCCGCTGTGGACCTCTACCGGGAGGTGCTCGCGGGCGCCCGGGTCGAGCCCGACCCCGAGCTGGCGCGCGAGCTGCCCGAGCTGCTGTGGCTGCAGCACCTGGGAGTCGTGCTGTTCTGGGTGCACGACCGCTCCGACGGCGCCGCCCGCACCCGCATGCTCGTGGACCGCACCGCACCGATCGTCGCGCGGCTCGTCCGGCTCTCCCGGCTACCGGTGCTGCGCCCGCTCGGCCGCCAGGTCGTCGACCTGGTGCGGCTGTTGCGGGGTTGA
- a CDS encoding LLM class flavin-dependent oxidoreductase, whose product MRLPSPCLVVLAGPVASGKSTWAAQNFPPDAVVSSDRLRALVGAGEDDIAASADALALLDEIVARRVARRLTTVVDTTGLDAGRRASWLRLAREHDLACVAVAFDTPAGVCRARNRARDRPVPAAVLTAQLKAWPGVHEALAGEGFDEVLAPEPVRVVPRTFVGSAAAADRQREVPVGLRFALHVGEFRGGAAGMRHRLREIAVAAEAAGFDAIYVMDHFRQIPQLGRAWEDFPESFTTLAWLAACTERVRLGTLVTAVTHRNVGHLAKIVATLDVLTGGRAICGIGLGWFEAEHRAYGFGFPPLAQRYALLEDALAALPVLWGPGGKPFRGQVLDLPDTSGYPRPLQEHVPIVLGGGGERRTLPLAARYADVANVLGELPAVARKAEVLREHCARTGRAVELSHLTTALVGGDPAEVDRLVEAHRPRTVDAGRYAEQVHAGTVTDQVGRFRELAEIGVAEVAVRLPDLRDAAPVARMAEVIAAFRG is encoded by the coding sequence GTGCGGTTGCCGTCGCCCTGCCTCGTCGTGCTGGCGGGCCCGGTCGCGTCCGGCAAGTCGACGTGGGCCGCGCAGAACTTCCCACCCGACGCGGTCGTCTCGAGCGACCGGCTGCGCGCCCTGGTCGGGGCGGGTGAGGACGACATCGCGGCGAGCGCCGACGCGCTCGCCCTGCTCGACGAGATCGTCGCCCGGCGGGTAGCACGCCGGCTGACCACCGTCGTCGACACCACCGGGCTCGACGCCGGACGCCGAGCAAGCTGGCTGCGCCTGGCGCGTGAGCACGACCTGGCGTGCGTCGCCGTCGCGTTCGACACCCCGGCGGGGGTGTGCCGCGCCCGCAACCGCGCGCGGGACCGCCCAGTGCCGGCCGCGGTGCTGACCGCGCAGCTGAAGGCGTGGCCGGGCGTGCACGAGGCCCTCGCGGGCGAGGGGTTCGACGAGGTGCTCGCGCCGGAGCCGGTGCGCGTCGTTCCCCGGACGTTCGTGGGGTCGGCCGCTGCGGCCGACCGCCAGCGGGAGGTCCCCGTCGGGCTCCGGTTCGCGCTGCACGTCGGGGAGTTCCGCGGCGGCGCAGCAGGGATGCGGCACCGGCTGCGCGAGATCGCGGTGGCGGCGGAGGCCGCCGGGTTCGACGCGATCTACGTCATGGACCACTTCCGGCAGATCCCGCAGCTCGGTCGCGCGTGGGAGGACTTCCCCGAGAGCTTCACCACCCTCGCCTGGCTCGCCGCCTGCACCGAGCGGGTCCGGCTCGGCACCCTCGTCACGGCCGTGACGCACCGCAACGTCGGGCACCTCGCCAAGATCGTGGCCACGCTCGACGTGCTCACCGGCGGCCGCGCGATCTGCGGCATCGGGCTCGGCTGGTTCGAGGCAGAGCACCGGGCGTACGGGTTCGGCTTCCCGCCGCTCGCGCAGCGCTACGCCCTGCTCGAGGACGCGCTCGCGGCGCTGCCGGTGCTGTGGGGACCGGGCGGGAAGCCGTTCCGCGGGCAGGTGCTCGACCTGCCCGACACGTCCGGCTACCCGCGGCCGCTGCAGGAGCACGTGCCGATCGTGCTCGGCGGCGGGGGCGAGCGGCGCACGCTGCCGCTCGCCGCCCGCTACGCCGACGTCGCCAACGTGCTGGGCGAGCTGCCGGCCGTCGCGCGCAAGGCCGAGGTGCTCCGCGAGCACTGCGCCCGCACCGGACGTGCCGTCGAGCTGTCGCACCTCACCACCGCTCTGGTGGGCGGGGATCCCGCCGAGGTGGACCGACTCGTCGAGGCGCACCGGCCACGGACCGTCGACGCGGGCCGGTACGCCGAGCAGGTGCACGCAGGCACCGTGACCGACCAGGTCGGCCGGTTCCGCGAGCTCGCGGAGATCGGCGTGGCCGAGGTGGCGGTCCGGCTGCCCGACCTGCGCGACGCGGCCCCCGTGGCGCGGATGGCCGAGGTCATCGCGGCCTTCAGGGGGTGA